In Harpia harpyja isolate bHarHar1 chromosome 12, bHarHar1 primary haplotype, whole genome shotgun sequence, a single window of DNA contains:
- the AKAP1 gene encoding A-kinase anchor protein 1, mitochondrial, producing the protein MASRFRNIIPYAIPGVLALLGCWWIYSRRKKHASYHDKQTIATEEEQQEEAPENDSSPKTEACVPRRLPLSSEEECQENETSTSLPSAGSTTPSLLCQTHERLDLSQDLPDPSVMTTQPSTLEDDSEKLETIGSQDESGVPACVSLPLISKSTECHGGAAVSLIQDSSSSANHDQWSSASTTLTRESLGIVEEISNAEQSDDSSFKPPKESQMSEMVLSDAGSVTALCLGLEREADTPQAFLNNEAEVVSGHEDSAVSMLPDSLESACLEQSREEEMSESIASTVPVCQEEDAEPNGDELEREKIGGVSLDKEDVEKIEQVAIQIISKVILAATEEVLSGSASDVSTWICQAAASRAERPLEMASVVSSDQMLAEEATVADENIAATSDAGVLTSPRTEERDRSVADPSCLTHGRLSGPVQGGTKDCRMENRVCSEDMLSGSASDASTRICQAAASRAERPLEMASVVSSDQMLAEEATVADENAAAMSDAGVLTSPRTEERDRSVADPSCLTHGRLSGPVQGGTKDCRMKNGACGDSYGLDRTPVENDRGSLEKSSLVMEDSGYSTYTSEGGTSVEDPLQNTMLSGVSGQHSDSLSIPATQDTSAEQSSEPSEKPPTLKLPEGGEVPYSNGILKKDGPDLNHECSRAAEMDGDHSGGSDVNSVNFVDSGCAMRKTVSRQNSKLRGESSKSDFVIWEIEVPKELVGRLIGKQGRFMSFLRQSSGAKIYVSTLPYFRDSQVCHIEGSSHQVEKVLSLIGKKFKELCLTNIYALPPPAPLTLHSLLMTAWLFLPDGVTVEVVVANQVDAGHMFLQQHTHPTFHVLRSLDQQMYACYSQPEIPTLPTPVEVGIICAAPGLDGAWLRAQVISYFEETSEVELRYVDYGGYDKVKIDTLRQIRSDFLSLPFQGAEVLLDNVVPLPDEDHFSSEADAAVSEMTRGAVLVAQVTNYDSATGLPLIQLWNLMGDEVVSVNRSLVERGFAQWLDY; encoded by the exons ATGGCTTCACGGTTCCGCAATATTATCCCATATGCCATACCTGGAGTGCTGGCACTTCTTGGCTGCTGGTGGATCTATTCCCGTAGAAAAAAGCATGCAAGCTATCACGATAAACAAACAATAGCCACTGAAGAAGAGCAGCAGGAAGAAGCGCCAGAGAATGATTCGTCACCCAAAACAGAAGCATGTGTTCCTCGAAGACTGCCTCTCTCGTCAGAAGAGGAATGCCAAGAGAATGAAACCTCGACCTCCCTGCCGTCAGCAGGGTCGACGACGCCCTCTCTTCTGTGTCAAACTCACGAGAGGCTAGATCTCTCACAGGACCTTCCAGACCCGTCAGTAATGACAACGCAGCCCAGCACCCTTGAGGACGACAGTGAAAAACTAGAAACGATAGGATCTCAAGATGAAAGCGGTGTCCCTGCTTGTGTTTCTCTCCCTCTGATCTCAAAGAGCACAGAGTGTCACGGCGGTGCTGCAGTGAGCCTTATACAGGATTCAAGCTCTAGTGCAAACCACGATCAGTGGTCATCAGCATCGACGACACTGACACGAGAGTCTTTGGGAATCGTGGAGGAGATCAGCAATGCAGAGCAGTCAGATGATTCTTCATTTAAGCCCCCTAAGGAAAGCCAGATGTCAGAAATGGTGCTATCGGATGCTGGCTCTGTGACAGCCCTTTGCTTGGGATTGGAGAGGGAAGCTGATACCCCGCAAGCCTTTCTCAATAACGAAGCTGAAGTTGTATCAGGTCACGAGGATTCTGCAGTGAGCATGTTACCAGATAGTTTGGAGTCTGCCTGTTTGGAGCAGTCCAGGGAAGAAGAGATGTCCGAGTCAATTGCCAGTACTGTACCTGTGTGTCAGGAGGAGGACGCAGAGCCAAATGGAGATGAATTGGAAAGAGAGAAGATTGGTGGAGTGAGTTTGGACAAGGAAGATGTTGAGAAAATTGAGCAAGTAGCAATACAGATCATTTCCAAGGTCATTTTGGCAGCAACTGAGGAAGTGCTGTCTGGTTCTGCAAGTGATGTGTCCACTTGGAtctgccaggctgctgccagccGAGCTGAGAGACCTCTGGAGATGGCAAGCGTTGTTTCCTCCGATCAGATGCTTGCGGAGGAAGCTACAGTAGCCGATGAGAACATCGCTGCGACGAGTGATGCTGGGGTACTGACATCCCCGCGGACAGAGGAACGGGATCGGAGTGTGGCAGATCCCAGCTGTTTAACACACGGCCGTTTATCCGGCCCTGTTCAGGGAGGCACAAAAGACTGTCGGATGGAGAACCGTGTGTGCAGTGAGGACATGCTGTCTGGTTCCGCAAGTGATGCGTCCACTCGGAtctgccaggctgctgccagccGAGCTGAGAGACCTCTGGAGATGGCAAGCGTTGTTTCCTCTGATCAGATGCTTGCGGAGGAAGCTACAGTAGCCGACGAGAACGCTGCTGCGATGAGTGATGCTGGGGTACTGACATCCCCGCGGACAGAGGAACGGGATCGGAGTGTGGCAGATCCCAGCTGTTTAACACACGGCCGTTTATCCGGCCCTGTTCAGGGAGGCACAAAAGACTGTCGGATGAAGAACGGTGCGTGCGGTGACTCCTACGGACTTGATCGGACTCCTGTGGAAAACGACAGAGGGTCACTGGAAAAGTCATCTTTGGTTATGGAGGACTCTGGGTACAGCACATACACATCTGAAGGTGGGACAAGTGTGGAGGACCCATTGCAGAACACAATGCTGTCTGGCGTGTCAGGCCAGCACTCGGACTCACTGAGCATACCTGCAACGCAAGACACGTCTGCTGAGCAGAGCTCAGAACCAAGTGAAAAACCTCCTACTCTGAAGCTACCTGAAGGTGGCGAAGTGCCATACAGTAATGGGATACTGAAAAAGGATGGTCCAGACTTGAATCATGAGTGTAGCAGGGCAGCAGAGATGGATGGAGATCACTCAGGAG GTTCGGATGTAAATAGCGTGAATTTTGTGGACAGTGGCTGTGCCATGAGGAAGACAGTGAGTCGGCAGAACTCTAAGCTAAGAGGAGAATCCAGCAAGTCCGACTTCGTTATCTGGGAAATAGAGGTCCCAAAG GAATTAGTTGGCCGCTTGATCGGCAAACAAGGAAGATTTATGAGCTTCTTGAGGCAATCGTCTGGTGCCAAAATTTATGTCTCAACACTACCTTATTTCCGTGACTCCCAAGTCTGTCACATCGAAG GCTCTTCGCATCAAGTAGAAAAAGTACTGAGCCTGATTGGCAAGAAGTTCAAAGAGCTGTGTCTCACTAACATCTATGCTCTACCTCCACCAGCACCACTGACGCTTCATTCCCTCCTTATGACTGCCTGG CTCTTCCTCCCAGACGGAGTCACTGTAGAGGTGGTTGTGGCAAACCAAGTCGATGCAGGGCACATGTTTCTACAGCAGCATACGCACCCCACTTTCCACGTTCTGCGGAGCCTTGACCAGCAGATGTACGCCTGCTATTCTCAACCTGAAATTCCAACCCTGCCAACTCCAGTAGAAG TTGGTATTATCTGCGCGGCTCCAGGCCTGGATGGGGCATGGTTACGGGCTCAAGTTATTAGCTACTTCGAAGAGACCAGTGAAGTGGAGCTCAGATACGTGGACTATGGAGGATATGACAAAGTGAAGATTGACACGCTCAGACAAATCAG GTCTGATTTTTTATCACTACCTTTCCAAGGAGCAGAAGTTCTACTAGACAACGTGGTGCCACTTCCAG